The DNA region CCTGGCAAGTgctctttctctgaaagagaCTGTGAGCTTTGGGGAGCTGAATCCCTCAGGAAGCAGggatgctcccccacccccaaacaggACCTACTTCCCGATGCAGGCAGGCCCGCAACCCTGCCTCCCGCCCTGGTGGCGGGTACCGACTTGCCCAGCTCTGCGTGCTGCAGCCTGCCGGACTGCCACCAGGTCGGCTGATGGGAGCCACACGAGCTACGTGTGCCAGCGCTCCCATGCCGGCCCCGTGCCCGCTGGAGGCTTGCTGCCCAGGCCTGCAGGCCTATCCAGCCCTCCTGGGCCTTCTGTTTTGGGACTGGTCTGGCCAGGCAGGCAGGGGGGACACGCACTACCCCCTCCAACCTGGGCCCTCTCTTCCTCCACAGCTGTGCGGCCGGGACACAGGCTCACCACCCATGTCTGGCCCCCTTCCACCACCCCCCAAACCCGGTCCACGTGTTCCGCTTAGCCACCGACTCAGGGCCTCAGATGCCTTGGAAGAGGACTCAGTCTGCtgtgtggaagaggaggaggaaggtgtgATGATAGGAGACAAGGGTGCTGTCTTGGGAAGCCCCAGGGAGCATGCCCTGGACTGGGACTCTGGCTTCTCTGAAGTGTCAGGCAGCACATGGAGAGAGGAAGAGCTGCCTGTACGccagcacccagcacccccaGCATGGCCCCGGCATAGACAGCGCCTCTCGGCCAGTGGCATTCCCCTGCCCAGCAGAGCTCCTGTGGCCGGTGCACCACCTGCCCACCGACCTCGGCCCAAGTCTACCCCAGATGCCTGCCTGGAGCATTGGCGGGGGCTGGAAGCTGAGGACTGGACAGCAGCCCTGCTGAACAGAGGTCGCAGTCGCCAGCCCCTAGTGCTAGGGGACAACTGCTTTGCTGACTTGGTGCACAACTGGATGGAGCTGCCAGAGGCAGCGGGTGAGGGGGACGATGGAGGTGGGCCCCGTGCCCGTGCTCGGCCCCCTCAGTTCTTGCTTGGGCTCTCTGAGCAGCTGCGGCGCCAGCTGGCCAGGGCACGCAGGGCGGCTATGGCGGGAAAGAGACTATCGTGCCCACCTCGCCCGGAACCCGAACTCCCTGCAGATGTCTCGCGCTTTGCAGCCCTTATGAGCTGCCGCAGCCGCCAGCCCATCATCTGCAATGACGTCAGCTACCTCTGACCCTGCCCTCCAGCCTGGGACAATAAAGGCCTTTCTCTGGACTATCTTGGTTCCATACCCCTGAGGCTCTAGGAGGTGGCCCCAGCCCTTTGAGGCACAGCCCAGGCAGGCAAATCTAAAGAgccttttctcccccttcaggGGTCCCCGTCACATCCATGTCACACGCCTTGTGCCTCGCTGCCCCCTGTTTCATCATCCATCTCCACTTACGCCCTccttcaacaagcatttattgagtgcctactgtggaCTCAGGATGCAAGGCTCCGTAGAGCCAGGTGACAGGGCTGCTGTCTTGTCACACAGCTCGTAGTGCAGGGGTGGAAAAGTGGTGTCGTCCTCCTCACCCTCACAGCTGAGCTCCAGCACCAGCGCCCGCTGCCCTGGCTTAGGCTTCCGGCCTGTCACCTGCTGCACCAGTTTCGTCACCCTGGTGGTACggcggggaaggggtgggggtgatTGGCTAAGTGAGCAGTGGTAGGCAGAGTGACCGGGCATGGACCACAGGGTGCTGATGGCCACAAGGAGCCTAAGCCAGGAGCACGAGCAGCTCAAGACAGGAAACATCTGAAAGTATTttaggagcagcaggcagggcgggcaggaggcaggaagctGCGAGTCCCCTGAGAGCGGGCTGTGAAAGGGGGGCTTAGCAGGGTGTGGAGGAGCTGATGGGGCTGGCCAAGCAGGCAGCTGGGAGGCCCCTCCTCAGGTTTTCggtcctcaccccacccccagcccattTGCTGCCTCCATTTGGCAAAAGAAAGCCTCAGGAGGGTGTGAGGGGCCCAAacagggtggggaagaggaaagagttCATGTCTCCCAACTCCAACCTCTAGGAACAGAACAAGTCCTGGCTACAGTCAGGCGTGGGCTCACCTGAGGGCCAGGTGCTGGGCCTGCTTTTCAGGCGACCATCGTGCTGAGTAGAGCCGGGCCTTTCCATGCAGCAGCATCTTCACCCTCAGCCCAAATTGTTCCTAGAGAGAGATAGGTCAGGTGCCAGCTAGGCCGGGGGGCCAGGCCTGAAGGCAGGGAGGAACGGGGCTCACCTGGAGATGGGCCAGCAGTAACTCCAGGGTCATCTCTGGCTGCCCAGCAGGCACCTTCAGGCGGTCCCAACAGGTCCAGGTCCACGTCAGGTGATCTAACTGGAGGGAGGGCGCAGTAAGAAGCTTCTCGCACCCACCCTCCCCCTATCCATTACCAGCAGCTGATGGCCCCTTTCCTAGAGGAGGAGCTGGACTAGAGGCAGGAAACAGAAGCCAGGGGGGTGGGGTTGGAAGGTGGGATCTGGGCCCAGAGTCTCAGCACCCTCCCTGGCTATGCTGGGGCCAGCACAGGAAATGGGGCTATGGGGCCCCCGCACAGGGAAACAGGCAATCCATCACACAGGCtggttgtatgtgtgtgtgtggaggggggggCGAAGCTTCCTGAGGAAGCAGGAGCAGGACCGCTGCAGTCACCGATAAAGCTGCTCGATCCTCAAATGcaaggctgggagctggggggtaCATCCTGCCCCCTCATCCTGTATTACCAGGGCGTTGGACTATGTGGGCACAGAGGATGAGGGGGCACAATGACCGCTAGGGCCCCACTGGCTGAGAGACCCCAGCAGGGACACAGTCTACATAGACCTCTTCCTCCTGTCCCCTTGCCTTCCCTATTTCAAGAGTCTTGGGGTTCTAGGGCCTGGAGCTGAGGGTGGCAGGCAGCCAGGGGCCAGGAAGGGGATGCTGACAGCTCCCCCAAAAAGCACAGTGGGGTCAAGCTGAGATGAGGCTAGAGGTGAGTTGGGGGGAATcctcccttgccccctccccctccaccataGACAAAGGCAGCTTATGTCCTAGCTGGAGGAGAGGCCCTTCACAAAGGGGCTCTGTGTTCTGTGCCCTGAGGGACCCCAGGCCTGCTCAGCAAAAGCCCAATGCTGGCCCAtgacctctcccctctcccctggtgAGGGCATTCTCTCCACCCCCTTTCCTGTGCCCCAAGAAAATGCCAACTACTGCCGAGCCTGGGCACACAGCCAGGGGCATTCACAGCCCTGCACTcgaaggaacacacacacacacacacacacacacacacacggccagGAACGCCTGCATGTGTACTCACACGCACACCCATGCACGCCCACAGTGAAGAGCCCTGTGCTCCCATCTGGCACACAGATGTACAAGCCAGGGATGCCCAGACCCCTGTGCACTCACACGCAAGAACGAATGCCCACATCCCCACCCGCTGTGCTGAGCTCAGTGCCCTTTAATGCAGCTTGGAGGGGGTGGGCCAGGGTCCCCATGCCGTGCAGGCGGAAGTTAGGCTCTGTTTGGGGCTAGGGGTATACTCCCCCCTCCCTACCACCTCCCCCTTAGGGGCTCTACTGGAAGGAGGAGGCTGTGAGGGATGTCTGGCTCCACTAATGAGTTAAAGCTGCAGCAACCCCCAgacccagggcaggggaggggtgaggggtgggggcggcTGATGGCTGCTTCCTGTGTCTGACAGGTCCCAGTCTGGCTTCACAgcaggaaggaggctggagggagTCTTAAGGACTCCCCCAGAGTCTGGATTCTGGTGTGAACCCAAAGCCAGAGTAGAGCCTGTTTTGGTAGGGACAGGAAAAGCCCAGGCCTGGTGGGGCGTCAAGGGCTCACCTTCTGGTTGGCTGGGGCGCGAGGCACCCAGCGGTTGAAGCGGTTTTCAGCCAGATGCAGGTAGCTGTGGCGAAAGGCACCGAGGGGCCGTGGCCCGCCCACCACTTTGTACAGCTCCAGGCCCACCAGGCCCGCCACAGCTGCTGTGGTGGTAACAATGGCTGGGATAATCTGGCCCACAATTCGCTTGCTCTGCCAAGGACAGATTTGGTCTGGGCCTGAGGGGTGGGGCTAGGGTTTgacccccacctccaggcctgagccccaaggggcacagtTACCTGGTTGCGGTTGGCAGGGGGGATCCCATAGTTCTGAGCACGCAGGCTTGCTGCCGCTGCCACAAAATCCATATGGAAGTTGCTATCATTGTCCTGTGAGGCCCAAGTCCCAGTAGTGTTAACACAGCCCCGGAATCCCTCACCATGGCTCACCATGTGTCCCGGCACAGGTCTTCCCACAATTCGGCTGGGGGGGCGGATGCTGACATCTGTCCCACTTatcagataaggaagctgaggctcagggaaggtgATCTGCTTTGGGATTCCTGCTGGTAGGAGCATTCAGGCCAAGGGAACTCCAAAGCCACCttcttagctcttttttttttttttaagattttatttatttatttgacagtgagtgagacagcaagagagggaacacaagcagggggagtgggagagggagaagcaggcttcccgctgagcaaggagcccgatgcggggctcgatcccaggatcctgggatcatgacctgagccgaaggcagaggctcaacgactgagccacccagacgccccacctTCTTAGCTCTTGACCTTCCCTAACAACCTCCCCAGcttgcccctcacccctgcttgggctctcacCTTCTCAAACTTCAGGGGCTCCAGAGGAGGGCTCCCGCTCCAGACCTCCAGCATTTGGTGCAGTTTCTTCAGTTGCTCAGGGCCTGGCAGAGGAAGGGGGTGTCGGGTAGTTCTTAACCCCCAccttctgccctctccctggAGCCTGGTGCCTATTCTTGGTCTCTCCTAAGCCTAAACCGACTGCGTTCAGACAGATCCCGGGCTTGACGCTGCAGTCTCTCCGGCAGCCCGAGCCCGGcttgtgtgcgtgcacgcgcatGCATCTGTGCGTGCACCTGCGAACTCTGTCCTCACCAGGCGACCACAGCTGGGTACTCTCCAGGGCGCATGGTTTGGGGTGGGGTTTTTGCTGAGAATCTGCCAAGGGAacaggggtgtgggggtgtgggcagcagggagagggccTACTGAGGGGCTAGAGGATGAGCCCAAACCTCGAAAGAAGCAAGCTCAGAGGGCCTGTGAGTGAGTGGATTGGCGGCAGGGCCCCCAGGCCCCAACTTCCTTCTGTAGCATAGGCTGAGGACAGGGCCAGGCCTTTGGATGGCagcttggtggggggggggggggtggcagagccagggacCTCACCAAACTCAGCAGAAGCCCCAGCTAGCTCCAGGTCATTAGGAAAGACGGGGGCCaagggctggggcctgggcaaCGGCAGCAACTTCAGTAGTTCCCTGAGTGCCGTCTGGTCCCGTGAGCCAGGCAGCCCGTGCATCCGGGCATACAGGTTAGCAGCCGTGAGCACGTAGAGGAGGTGCGTGTCCTGCAGTCAGACAAGAGCACGGGCGGAGGCATGGGTGTGGGTGAACATGTACAGGTGCGTGGGGGGCGGGTCACCGCCTGTTTGTGGAGCTGTTGGAGCGCCTGCCCCGTCTCACATGTGGACGCTGGTACGTGCACTCCCCCTCAGCACCTGTGCCTCTCTGCAGAATGCAGAGGCGCCCAACTCTGCTCTGAGGGGTCACATCCCCACCTTGGGTTCCCAAGGGACCCCACTCACTTGGCTGGCATCAAACTCCAAGGGCTGGGGACACTGTTTGGGACCCGACCAGAAAAGAGTTCCATCCTCCAGCACCTAGGGAAACGGAGGCTGTTGGGCTCAGTCTGGTCCCCCTGAACCCTCAGCCTCCTGACCCCTAGACACCCACTTTATCAGGTGGGAAACGGCTCAGCAGCTGCGTGATGTCATAATGGAAACGTCGCTGCCAGTGGCCGAGGGCCCACGCCACACAGTCTTGCCAGGTCCGTGGACGCTCTCTCAGCACGCCCAGCACCTCCTGCAGCAGGGTCAGCACCTGTGGCCCATCTGCTTCTGCCAGAGAAGTGAGCACcctgcagagagaggaggaggtctGAGGCTGAGCCCTGAAGACTCCGGTGCTGGGGCTCTGGACTCCCATCCACCCCTCTTGGTGGCCTTACTGCTGGTGGCGGTTGATGGTCTCAGCAGACAGACGGAAGAGCCCGTCAAACTCATCCCGGGCCCACTGCAGGGGAGAGGCGAACCATGAGGTGTCAGGTGGGGAACAGGTCTGCAGCTAAGGACGGAGCTGGGTGGCGTAGGGGTCCCTGGGGAGCTTCCTACCTGCAAGGTGTGCTCGACTGTGCTGGGGAAGTGCCGTAGGGTGCAGACAGGGTAGGCAGCATCCTCAGGAGCTAAACCCGAGGCAGGGGCTGTGTAGGCCTCGGTCACATGTGGCACGAACACTGAAGCATGGCCCGAGGTGCCCTGTGTCCCCGCCTCCAGCAGTGGCTTCAGATAGTGGGTGCAGCGAGCAGCCACATAGTGGCCTAGCAAGGGGGCAGAGGGTCAGGAGTGGGGCTGGCACTGCCTCGAATAAGGGGCTGAGTTTCAAGGTCAAGCACTCACGGGCCTGGAAACTGTCCAGGGCAGCAGCCACACCATCCACACGGGAGAAGAAATCGTCATCGTAGATGTGCTCTGTCGTGGGATCCAGTGGGTAGGTGAGTGGGGTCACCTTCAAGTCTGAGTTCAGGCGGTGAGTGGCCTCTGCAGCCACCTCCGCCTTGGGCCTCTGAGAAGAGAACAGGAAGATGCcgggggtgggtggtgggcacTCTGGAACAACAGTTCAGGAGGCAAGATGTGCGTAGGGGCCAGCACTCACACCGATGTCCTGTGTCCTGAAGAGGAACTGACGGCTGAGATTGGAGCGCTCTATGTGGTCCATGTCAGCAACAGTCACACCCCTGCCGGCCGCGGTCCCCAGGCCCACTAGGGCAAAGCCTTTGAGCAGCTCACAGCCGATAGCACCAGCACCCACCTGCCAGCAGGAGCAGCCTTAGCCAGagggcctggcctggccctccCACAGACATCTCCCAGCTGGACCACCAAGCTTACCAGGAGGTAGTGCTGCCGGCTCAGCTTCCTCTGAAAACCAGCCCCAAACACTGCAATTTGCCCATCATAGCGGCAACATTTCTAGGGGACACAGACAGGGGTCAGTGATGGCCTGTGCTGTGTCTCCTCCCTCTTACACTAACTTTTCCAGGTCAGGATCTCTGGACCGTTCTTCCTGTTCCCTCCCTGGTCCTAAGTTTGGAGAAGGCTTGCACCCCTACCCCAGGATCTTACCTGGGCACAGTCCTCCGGTGTGGAAAGGAACTTCCCATCTTCTGGAAGGCAATCGAGGGCATCGAAGTAAAGCCACTGGTCCAGGGGCATGAACTTCCCGGAGATTGCCTAGAGGCCAGAACTTCAGTGTAGGGACTCCTGCCAGCTCCAAGCCGCCTTGGATCCTGGCTGGGCTTCACGAGACTGGTGAAGCCACCACGGCTGCTGTCGGGTACTGGGCACCGTCTGGCACCCACACTGATCTCCACACCCTTCCCGGTCTCATCCTGCCTGTGCCTCTGCCCACCTTCAGCACTTCCTGGGCAGCCACTGCACCCAGCATGG from Ursus arctos isolate Adak ecotype North America unplaced genomic scaffold, UrsArc2.0 scaffold_14, whole genome shotgun sequence includes:
- the UBA7 gene encoding ubiquitin-like modifier-activating enzyme 7 isoform X4, translated to MDVLETAKWLDKELYSRQLYVLDLPAMQRIQGAKVLLLGLQGLGAEVAKNLVLMGVGSLTLHDPQPTCWSDLAAQFFLSEKDLARSRAEASQEFVAQLNGAVQVCVHTGDITKELLLDFQVVVLTASKLEEQLKVGAVCRELGICFLVADTRGLVGQLFCDFGEDFTVRDPTEAEPLTAAIQHISQGSPGILTLRKEANGHHFRDGDLVTFSGIEGMVELNGCDPRAIRVQEDGTLEIGDTATFSRYLRGGAVTEVKRPVTVSHKPLDVALLQPRVVAPSPEAALRAHCLHQAFRALHQFQHLHGRPPQRWDPDDAEMVVDLARSLKPLKGAEGEPLEEQLDEALVRTVALSSAGVLSPMAAMLGAVAAQEVLKAISGKFMPLDQWLYFDALDCLPEDGKFLSTPEDCAQKCCRYDGQIAVFGAGFQRKLSRQHYLLVGAGAIGCELLKGFALVGLGTAAGRGVTVADMDHIERSNLSRQFLFRTQDIGRPKAEVAAEATHRLNSDLKVTPLTYPLDPTTEHIYDDDFFSRVDGVAAALDSFQARHYVAARCTHYLKPLLEAGTQGTSGHASVFVPHVTEAYTAPASGLAPEDAAYPVCTLRHFPSTVEHTLQWARDEFDGLFRLSAETINRHQQVLTSLAEADGPQVLTLLQEVLGVLRERPRTWQDCVAWALGHWQRRFHYDITQLLSRFPPDKVLEDGTLFWSGPKQCPQPLEFDASQDTHLLYVLTAANLYARMHGLPGSRDQTALRELLKLLPLPRPQPLAPVFPNDLELAGASAEFGPEQLKKLHQMLEVWSGSPPLEPLKFEKQESQSRSPSLSLSFLI
- the UBA7 gene encoding ubiquitin-like modifier-activating enzyme 7 isoform X2, translated to MDVLETAKWLDKELYSRQLYVLDLPAMQRIQGAKVLLLGLQGLGAEVAKNLVLMGVGSLTLHDPQPTCWSDLAAQFFLSEKDLARSRAEASQEFVAQLNGAVQVCVHTGDITKELLLDFQVVVLTASKLEEQLKVGAVCRELGICFLVADTRGLVGQLFCDFGEDFTVRDPTEAEPLTAAIQHISQGSPGILTLRKEANGHHFRDGDLVTFSGIEGMVELNGCDPRAIRVQEDGTLEIGDTATFSRYLRGGAVTEVKRPVTVSHKPLDVALLQPRVVAPSPEAALRAHCLHQAFRALHQFQHLHGRPPQRWDPDDAEMVVDLARSLKPLKGAEGEPLEEQLDEALVRTVALSSAGVLSPMAAMLGAVAAQEVLKAISGKFMPLDQWLYFDALDCLPEDGKFLSTPEDCAQKCCRYDGQIAVFGAGFQRKLSRQHYLLVGAGAIGCELLKGFALVGLGTAAGRGVTVADMDHIERSNLSRQFLFRTQDIGRPKAEVAAEATHRLNSDLKVTPLTYPLDPTTEHIYDDDFFSRVDGVAAALDSFQARHYVAARCTHYLKPLLEAGTQGTSGHASVFVPHVTEAYTAPASGLAPEDAAYPVCTLRHFPSTVEHTLQWARDEFDGLFRLSAETINRHQQVLTSLAEADGPQVLTLLQEVLGVLRERPRTWQDCVAWALGHWQRRFHYDITQLLSRFPPDKVLEDGTLFWSGPKQCPQPLEFDASQDTHLLYVLTAANLYARMHGLPGSRDQTALRELLKLLPLPRPQPLAPVFPNDLELAGASAEFGPEQLKKLHQMLEVWSGSPPLEPLKFEKDNDSNFHMDFVAAAASLRAQNYGIPPANRNQSKRIVGQIIPAIVTTTAAVAGLVGLELYKVVGGPRPLGAFRHSYLHLAENRFNRWVPRAPANQKLDHLTWTWTCWDRLKVPAGQPEMTLELLLAHLQEQFGLRVKMLLHGKARLYSARWSPEKQAQHLALRVTKLVQQVTGRKPKPGQRALVLELSCEGEEDDTTFPPLHYELCDKTAALSPGSTEPCILSPQ
- the UBA7 gene encoding ubiquitin-like modifier-activating enzyme 7 isoform X5 translates to MDVLETAKWLDKELYSRQLYVLDLPAMQRIQGAKVLLLGLQGLGAEVAKNLVLMGVGSLTLHDPQPTCWSDLAAQFFLSEKDLARSRAEASQEFVAQLNGAVQVCVHTGDITKELLLDFQVVVLTASKLEEQLKVGAVCRELGICFLVADTRGLVGQLFCDFGEDFTVRDPTEAEPLTAAIQHISQGSPGILTLRKEANGHHFRDGDLVTFSGIEGMVELNGCDPRAIRVQEDGTLEIGDTATFSRYLRGGAVTEVKRPVTVSHKPLDVALLQPRVVAPSPEAALRAHCLHQAFRALHQFQHLHGRPPQRWDPDDAEMVVDLARSLKPLKGAEGEPLEEQLDEALVRTVALSSAGVLSPMAAMLGAVAAQEVLKAISGKFMPLDQWLYFDALDCLPEDGKFLSTPEDCAQKCCRYDGQIAVFGAGFQRKLSRQHYLLVGAGAIGCELLKGFALVGLGTAAGRGVTVADMDHIERSNLSRQFLFRTQDIGRPKAEVAAEATHRLNSDLKVTPLTYPLDPTTEHIYDDDFFSRVDGVAAALDSFQARHYVAARCTHYLKPLLEAGTQGTSGHASVFVPHVTEAYTAPASGLAPEDAAYPVCTLRHFPSTVEHTLQWARDEFDGLFRLSAETINRHQQVLTSLAEADGPQVLTLLQEVLGVLRERPRTWQDCVAWALGHWQRRFHYDITQLLSRFPPDKVLEDGTLFWSGPKQCPQPLEFDASQDTHLLYVLTAANLYARMHGLPGSRDQTALRELLKLLPLPRPQPLAPVFPNDLELAGASAEFGPEQLKKLHQMLEVWSGSPPLEPLKFEKESQSRSPSLSLSFLI
- the INKA1 gene encoding PAK4-inhibitor INKA1 → MHSARLDSFLGQLRWELLCGRDTGSPPMSGPLPPPPKPGPRVPLSHRLRASDALEEDSVCCVEEEEEGVMIGDKGAVLGSPREHALDWDSGFSEVSGSTWREEELPVRQHPAPPAWPRHRQRLSASGIPLPSRAPVAGAPPAHRPRPKSTPDACLEHWRGLEAEDWTAALLNRGRSRQPLVLGDNCFADLVHNWMELPEAAGEGDDGGGPRARARPPQFLLGLSEQLRRQLARARRAAMAGKRLSCPPRPEPELPADVSRFAALMSCRSRQPIICNDVSYL
- the UBA7 gene encoding ubiquitin-like modifier-activating enzyme 7 isoform X1 gives rise to the protein MDVLETAKWLDKELYSRQLYVLDLPAMQRIQGAKVLLLGLQGLGAEVAKNLVLMGVGSLTLHDPQPTCWSDLAAQFFLSEKDLARSRAEASQEFVAQLNGAVQVCVHTGDITKELLLDFQVVVLTASKLEEQLKVGAVCRELGICFLVADTRGLVGQLFCDFGEDFTVRDPTEAEPLTAAIQHISQGSPGILTLRKEANGHHFRDGDLVTFSGIEGMVELNGCDPRAIRVQEDGTLEIGDTATFSRYLRGGAVTEVKRPVTVSHKPLDVALLQPRVVAPSPEAALRAHCLHQAFRALHQFQHLHGRPPQRWDPDDAEMVVDLARSLKPLKGAEGEPLEEQLDEALVRTVALSSAGVLSPMAAMLGAVAAQEVLKAISGKFMPLDQWLYFDALDCLPEDGKFLSTPEDCAQKCCRYDGQIAVFGAGFQRKLSRQHYLLVGAGAIGCELLKGFALVGLGTAAGRGVTVADMDHIERSNLSRQFLFRTQDIGRPKAEVAAEATHRLNSDLKVTPLTYPLDPTTEHIYDDDFFSRVDGVAAALDSFQARHYVAARCTHYLKPLLEAGTQGTSGHASVFVPHVTEAYTAPASGLAPEDAAYPVCTLRHFPSTVEHTLQWARDEFDGLFRLSAETINRHQQVLTSLAEADGPQVLTLLQEVLGVLRERPRTWQDCVAWALGHWQRRFHYDITQLLSRFPPDKVLEDGTLFWSGPKQCPQPLEFDASQDTHLLYVLTAANLYARMHGLPGSRDQTALRELLKLLPLPRPQPLAPVFPNDLELAGASAEFGPEQLKKLHQMLEVWSGSPPLEPLKFEKDNDSNFHMDFVAAAASLRAQNYGIPPANRNQSKRIVGQIIPAIVTTTAAVAGLVGLELYKVVGGPRPLGAFRHSYLHLAENRFNRWVPRAPANQKLDHLTWTWTCWDRLKVPAGQPEMTLELLLAHLQEQFGLRVKMLLHGKARLYSARWSPEKQAQHLALRTPLPALVHKYLGEPGTWQRPSVLLLQLHFSQAHSGAGPCEAIHHLLQPTQPEQEAAGLRGHGDLKQLGPAGRPSSEPL
- the UBA7 gene encoding ubiquitin-like modifier-activating enzyme 7 isoform X3, encoding MDVLETAKWLDKELYSRQLYVLDLPAMQRIQGAKVLLLGLQGLGAEVAKNLVLMGVGSLTLHDPQPTCWSDLAAQFFLSEKDLARSRAEASQEFVAQLNGAVQVCVHTGDITKELLLDFQVVVLTASKLEEQLKVGAVCRELGICFLVADTRGLVGQLFCDFGEDFTVRDPTEAEPLTAAIQHISQGSPGILTLRKEANGHHFRDGDLVTFSGIEGMVELNGCDPRAIRVQEDGTLEIGDTATFSRYLRGGAVTEVKRPVTVSHKPLDVALLQPRVVAPSPEAALRAHCLHQAFRALHQFQHLHGRPPQRWDPDDAEMVVDLARSLKPLKGAEGEPLEEQLDEALVRTVALSSAGVLSPMAAMLGAVAAQEVLKAISGKFMPLDQWLYFDALDCLPEDGKFLSTPEDCAQKCCRYDGQIAVFGAGFQRKLSRQHYLLVGAGAIGCELLKGFALVGLGTAAGRGVTVADMDHIERSNLSRQFLFRTQDIGRPKAEVAAEATHRLNSDLKVTPLTYPLDPTTEHIYDDDFFSRVDGVAAALDSFQARHYVAARCTHYLKPLLEAGTQGTSGHASVFVPHVTEAYTAPASGLAPEDAAYPVCTLRHFPSTVEHTLQWARDEFDGLFRLSAETINRHQQVLTSLAEADGPQVLTLLQEVLGVLRERPRTWQDCVAWALGHWQRRFHYDITQLLSRFPPDKVLEDGTLFWSGPKQCPQPLEFDASQDTHLLYVLTAANLYARMHGLPGSRDQTALRELLKLLPLPRPQPLAPVFPNDLELAGASAEFGPEQLKKLHQMLEVWSGSPPLEPLKFEKDNDSNFHMDFVAAAASLRAQNYGIPPANRNQSKRIVGQIIPAIVTTTAAVAGLVGLELYKVVGGPRPLGAFRHSYLHLAENRFNRWVPRAPANQKIT